A stretch of Longimicrobium terrae DNA encodes these proteins:
- a CDS encoding non-ribosomal peptide synthetase, which translates to MTVPPPPAALSLAEKQERIRRLLLERISRTRTEPASFAQERLWFVDRMQNAGATYNMPEALRLRGALNAPALERALGEVVNRHEALRTTLAEVDGTPMQVIRPFSGYTLPVRDLRALPAAEREAEVSRSADADAARPFDLAAGPLFRAELLRLADDEHVLLLCLHHVVSDGWSMGVLFRELWALYGAFADGAPSPLGALPLQYADFAAWQRRELRGDALNTQLAYWKRRLAGAPALLELPTDHPRPAVQRQDGASEHIALSAALVERLQAVARREGATLYMVVLGAFQVLLGRYAGTEDVVVGSPFAGRADAEIEELIGFFVNTLAMRTELRGDPSFREVIGRVRAATLEAYAHQDVPFERLVAELQPERTPGISPLYQVVFTLNEGARGGAGTVHGLQMSPVDARIVTSKFDLLLALTPDGGGLAGEMVYRTDLFDARTIRRMGGHLVRLLEQVAADADVRISRIALPDAAERAMVVEEWNRTETSYPSHASIHRLVAEQARRAPDAVAVVAGGESLAYGELNARANRLANHLLSLGVTPEARVGLCVERGAEMIVAMLAILKAGAAYVPLDPDYPAERLAFMLADSGVRVLLTQESLRGSIGGAGLRVVSVDGDRESIAAARADDPGMETGPRGLAYVIYTSGSTGTPKGVAVEHRSVVRLVCGTDYVRFGAGDCVGQGSNAAFDAATFEVWGALLNGGRLVVIPRDAVLSARALDETIRAHGITILFLTTSLFNGIARERPEVFRPLGTLVFGGEAADPVAVRRVLRAGAPARLVNGYGPTENTTFSAAHRVEALADDAASVPIGRTIAHSTLLVLDDALQPAPIGVPGELYVGGHGVARGYLGRAALTAERFVPDPFSAEPGARMYRTGDRVRWTSAGVAEYLGRLDGQVKVRGFRIELGEIEAALGGHPHVAECAVVTRMDGAGTLQIVAYVTGGADAEELRAHLRRTLPEYMVPAAFVALDALPITPNGKLDRRALPDPDFAAHADAYAAPRTPAEEVLAGIWAEVLGVPRAGVHDDFFALGGHSLLATRVVSRIRAVFGVELPLRDLFEAPAVARVAERVEALRRAGVPQLPPVVAVERTGGLPLSFAQERLWFLDRMEPDSPFYNVPAAVRLGGALDVAALERALGEIVHRHEALRTVFREEGGAPVQVITPFTGFSLGVGDLSGLADDEREAEVRRHAAAEAARPFDLTAGPLFRAGLLRLADDDHVLLVSIHHVVSDGWSLGVLFRELWTLYGAFAEGRPSPLAALALQYADYAVWQRQQLRGEVLDGQLAYWRQALAGAPALLELPTDHPRPAVQSYRGASEPVELSAELVDRLRSVARREGTTMYMLMLGAFQVLLGRYAGTEDVVVGSPIAGRTRPEVEGLIGFFVNTLVLRTDLGGDPTFRDVLRRVRDVTLGAYAHQDVPFERLVAELHPDRSLSRSPLFQVMFALNEIAEPAGGVPALRMAPVEVESGTSKFDLLLALAPDGDGLAGEVSYSTDLFGAETIRRMAGHLRRVLEQVAADADVRVSRIALPDAAERARVVEEWNRTETTYPADATVHALFAAQAERAPDAVAVIADGQPVTYGELNARANRLANHLISLGVTPEARVGLCLERGAELLAAILGILKAGAAYVPLDPEYPRERLAFMIADSGVRVLVTQASLRGSVDDGVVRVVSIDEERDTIAAARADDPRVETGPRGLACVIYTSGSTGTPKGVAVEHRSVVRLVRGTDYMTLDAGNRIGQASNAAFDAATFEIWAALLNGGALVVIPREVALSAEALADAIRVNAINTLFLTTSLFNGIARERPDVFTPLATVMFGGEAADPVAVRRVMAAADAPRLLNLYGPTENTTFSSWHDPAGLADDAATVPIGRAVAHSTLLVLDDALEPAPIGVPGELYVGGHGVARGYLGRAALTAERFVPDPFSAEPGARMYRTGDRVRWTSAGATEYLGRLDGQVKVRGFRIELGEIEATLGRHPQVAECTVTTRVDAAGTRQIVAYIVGAADAEELRAHLRRTLPDYMVPAAFVALESIPITPNGKVDRRALPDPDFAAQADAYAAPRTPAEEVLAGIWAEVLGVPRAGVHDDFFALGGHSLLATRVVSRVRAVFGVELPLRQLFEAPTVARVAERVEALRRAGLPQLPPVVPVERNGGLSLSFAQERLWFLDRMEPDGASYNVPVAVRVEGALNAAALEHALGEVVHRHEALRTVFPEANGAPVQVINPFAGVSLPVVEVDGEAEVRRMVGEAAARPFDLAAGPLVVAALLRLADDDHVLLVCMHHIVTDGWSLPVLFRELWTLYDAFTAGRASPLAPLAVQYADFAVWQRQQLRGDALHRQLAYWTERLGDAPPLLELPTDRPRPVMQSYRGGHEPVHIPAHVVERLGALARAEGATLYMVLLGAFQVLLGKYAATDDVVVGSPIAGRTRREVEELIGFFVNTLVLRTDLGGNPTFREVVRRVRDVTLGGWEHQELPFERLVEALQPERSLSHAPVVQVTFALNMDHAGDDGAGPRTRPVEMEIATTKFDLSLALAPDGDAVHGEMEYASDLFDRASIVTMLDRLYRVLDQVTADADVRIGELDLLDDAERAVVVDEFNRTEAPYPADACIHTLFEAQASRTPHAMAATDGTQSVTYAELDARANRLAHHLVALGVGAETRVAIGLVRGVEMLVAMMAVLKAGGAYVPLDPAYPADRLAFTLRDARVAVMLTQESLRGSLPVEDGVRIVSVDEAVTAAAIAAESADGLGKRADARNLAYLIYTSGSTGVPKGVAIEHENAVALLTWATDLHTAEELGGMLACTSICFDLSVYELFLPLSLGGRVIIVENALALPTAPAIAEVRLLNTVPSAAAALLANGGIPAGVSTVNLAGEPLRTELVDALYAHGIQRVYDLYGPSEDTTYSTWTHRLAGAAPTIGRPISNTRAYVLDAGQRPVPVGVAGELYLAGRGLARGYLGRAALTAERFIPDPFTTAPGERMYRTGDRVRWTSTGNLEYLGRVDAQVKVRGYRIELGEIETALRRHDAVRDCVVVAREDAPGEKRLAAYVAGEVDADALRAHLRQSLPEYMVPAAFVIMNALPLTPNGKLDRKALPAPEFAGTADALPPRNALEHKVAEVWREVLGVPAPGVTDNFFDLGGTSLLLYRVFSSLREIKGGLKMVDLFRHTTVEALAAFLGEGEQGEDPALAASRARAQERRSARRRG; encoded by the coding sequence ATGACGGTGCCGCCCCCGCCCGCCGCGCTGTCGCTGGCCGAAAAGCAGGAGCGCATCCGCCGGCTCCTGCTGGAGCGCATCAGCCGGACACGCACTGAGCCCGCCTCGTTCGCGCAGGAGCGGCTGTGGTTCGTGGACCGCATGCAGAACGCGGGCGCCACGTACAACATGCCCGAGGCGCTGCGCCTGCGCGGCGCGCTGAACGCGCCCGCGCTGGAGCGTGCGCTGGGCGAGGTGGTGAACCGCCACGAGGCGCTGCGCACCACGCTGGCCGAGGTGGACGGCACGCCCATGCAGGTGATTCGCCCGTTCAGCGGCTACACGCTGCCGGTGCGCGACCTGCGCGCGCTCCCCGCCGCGGAGCGCGAGGCCGAGGTCAGCCGCTCCGCGGATGCGGATGCCGCGCGGCCGTTCGACCTGGCGGCGGGCCCGCTGTTCCGCGCGGAGCTGCTGCGTCTGGCGGATGACGAGCACGTGCTGCTGCTGTGCCTGCACCACGTGGTGAGCGACGGATGGAGCATGGGCGTGCTCTTTCGCGAGCTGTGGGCGCTGTACGGCGCGTTTGCGGACGGGGCCCCCTCGCCGCTGGGCGCGCTGCCGCTGCAGTACGCGGACTTTGCGGCGTGGCAGCGCCGGGAGCTTCGCGGCGACGCGCTCAACACGCAGCTGGCGTACTGGAAGCGGCGCCTGGCTGGCGCGCCCGCGCTGCTGGAGCTGCCCACGGACCATCCGCGCCCGGCGGTGCAGCGCCAGGACGGCGCCAGCGAGCACATCGCGCTTTCCGCCGCGCTGGTGGAGCGGCTGCAGGCCGTGGCCCGCCGCGAGGGCGCCACGCTGTACATGGTGGTGCTGGGTGCCTTTCAGGTGCTGCTCGGGCGGTACGCGGGGACGGAGGACGTGGTCGTGGGCAGCCCGTTCGCGGGCCGCGCCGACGCGGAGATCGAGGAGCTGATCGGCTTCTTTGTCAACACGCTGGCCATGCGCACGGAGCTGCGCGGCGACCCGTCGTTCCGCGAAGTGATCGGACGGGTGCGCGCCGCCACGCTGGAGGCGTACGCCCACCAAGACGTGCCGTTCGAGCGCCTCGTGGCCGAGCTGCAGCCGGAGCGCACGCCGGGCATTTCGCCGCTGTACCAGGTGGTCTTTACGCTCAACGAAGGCGCGCGCGGCGGCGCCGGAACCGTCCACGGGCTGCAGATGTCGCCCGTGGACGCGCGCATCGTCACCAGCAAGTTCGATCTGCTTCTCGCGCTCACGCCGGACGGGGGCGGGCTGGCGGGGGAGATGGTGTACCGCACCGACCTCTTCGACGCGCGGACCATCCGGCGCATGGGCGGCCACCTGGTGCGCCTGCTGGAGCAGGTGGCGGCGGACGCGGACGTGCGCATCTCCCGCATCGCGCTGCCGGACGCCGCGGAGCGCGCGATGGTGGTGGAGGAGTGGAACCGCACGGAAACCTCGTATCCATCGCACGCCTCCATCCACCGTCTCGTGGCGGAGCAGGCGCGGCGCGCGCCGGACGCGGTGGCGGTCGTCGCGGGCGGCGAATCGCTGGCGTACGGCGAACTGAACGCGCGCGCCAACCGCCTCGCGAATCATCTGCTCAGCCTGGGCGTGACGCCCGAGGCGCGGGTGGGGCTGTGCGTGGAGCGCGGCGCGGAGATGATCGTCGCCATGCTCGCCATTCTCAAGGCGGGCGCGGCGTACGTGCCGCTGGACCCGGACTATCCCGCCGAGCGCCTGGCGTTCATGCTGGCGGACAGCGGCGTGCGCGTGCTGCTGACGCAGGAAAGCCTGCGCGGATCGATCGGCGGCGCGGGGCTGCGCGTGGTGAGCGTGGACGGCGACCGCGAGTCCATCGCCGCGGCGCGCGCGGACGATCCGGGGATGGAGACCGGGCCGCGCGGGCTGGCGTACGTCATCTACACCTCCGGCAGCACGGGAACGCCCAAGGGCGTGGCGGTGGAGCACCGCTCCGTCGTGCGGCTGGTGTGCGGCACGGACTACGTGCGGTTCGGCGCCGGAGACTGCGTGGGACAGGGGTCCAACGCGGCGTTCGACGCGGCGACGTTCGAGGTCTGGGGCGCGCTGCTGAACGGCGGGCGGCTGGTCGTCATCCCGCGCGACGCCGTGCTCTCGGCCCGGGCGCTGGACGAGACGATCCGTGCGCACGGCATCACCATCCTCTTTCTGACCACGTCGCTGTTCAACGGCATCGCGCGTGAGCGGCCGGAGGTGTTCCGCCCGCTCGGCACGCTGGTATTCGGCGGCGAGGCGGCGGACCCGGTGGCGGTGCGGCGCGTGCTGCGGGCCGGCGCTCCGGCGCGGCTGGTGAACGGGTACGGGCCCACGGAAAACACCACCTTCAGCGCGGCGCACCGCGTGGAGGCGCTGGCGGACGACGCGGCCTCGGTGCCCATCGGCCGCACCATCGCGCACTCCACCCTGCTGGTGCTGGATGACGCCCTGCAGCCCGCGCCCATCGGCGTGCCGGGCGAGCTGTACGTGGGCGGGCACGGCGTGGCGCGCGGCTACCTGGGCCGCGCGGCGCTGACGGCGGAGCGCTTCGTCCCCGATCCGTTCAGCGCCGAGCCCGGTGCGCGGATGTACCGCACGGGGGACCGCGTGCGGTGGACGTCCGCGGGCGTGGCGGAGTACCTGGGCCGCCTGGACGGCCAGGTGAAGGTGCGCGGATTCCGCATCGAGCTGGGCGAGATCGAAGCCGCGCTGGGCGGTCATCCGCACGTGGCGGAATGCGCGGTGGTGACGCGGATGGACGGGGCGGGGACGCTGCAGATCGTCGCCTACGTCACCGGCGGCGCGGACGCGGAGGAGCTGCGCGCGCACCTGCGGCGGACGCTGCCGGAGTACATGGTGCCCGCCGCGTTCGTGGCGCTGGACGCGCTCCCCATCACCCCCAACGGCAAGCTGGACCGCCGCGCGCTGCCGGACCCGGACTTCGCCGCCCACGCGGACGCGTACGCCGCGCCGCGCACCCCGGCGGAAGAGGTTCTCGCCGGGATCTGGGCGGAGGTGCTGGGCGTGCCGCGCGCCGGCGTGCATGACGATTTCTTTGCCCTCGGCGGGCACTCGCTGCTGGCCACGCGCGTCGTCTCCCGCATCCGCGCCGTGTTCGGCGTGGAGCTGCCGCTGCGCGACCTGTTCGAGGCGCCCGCTGTCGCCCGCGTGGCGGAACGGGTGGAGGCGCTGCGCCGCGCGGGAGTGCCGCAGCTGCCGCCCGTCGTCGCGGTGGAGCGGACGGGCGGGCTGCCGCTGTCGTTTGCGCAGGAGCGGCTGTGGTTTCTGGACCGCATGGAGCCGGACAGCCCGTTCTACAACGTCCCCGCCGCGGTGCGGCTGGGCGGCGCGCTGGACGTGGCGGCGCTGGAGCGCGCGCTGGGCGAGATCGTTCATCGCCACGAGGCGCTGCGCACCGTGTTCCGCGAAGAGGGCGGCGCGCCGGTGCAGGTCATCACCCCGTTCACCGGCTTTTCGCTGGGCGTGGGCGACCTGTCGGGGCTGGCGGATGACGAGCGCGAGGCCGAGGTGCGCCGCCACGCCGCCGCGGAGGCCGCGCGCCCGTTCGACCTGACGGCCGGGCCGCTGTTCCGCGCCGGGCTGCTGCGTCTGGCGGATGACGATCACGTGCTGCTGGTCTCCATCCACCACGTGGTGAGCGACGGATGGAGCCTGGGCGTGCTCTTTCGCGAGCTGTGGACGCTGTACGGCGCGTTTGCGGAGGGCCGCCCGTCGCCGCTGGCCGCGCTGGCGCTTCAGTACGCGGACTATGCGGTGTGGCAGCGGCAACAGCTGCGCGGCGAGGTGCTGGACGGGCAGCTGGCGTACTGGCGCCAGGCGCTGGCCGGCGCGCCCGCGCTGCTGGAGCTGCCCACGGACCATCCGCGTCCCGCCGTGCAGAGCTACCGCGGCGCCAGCGAGCCCGTGGAGCTTTCCGCGGAACTCGTGGACCGGCTGCGATCGGTGGCGCGCCGCGAGGGCACCACGATGTACATGCTGATGCTGGGCGCCTTTCAGGTGCTGCTGGGCCGGTACGCGGGGACGGAGGACGTGGTCGTGGGCAGCCCCATCGCCGGGCGCACGCGGCCGGAGGTGGAGGGGCTGATCGGCTTTTTCGTCAACACGCTGGTGCTGCGCACGGACCTGGGCGGCGACCCCACGTTCCGCGACGTGCTGCGCCGCGTGCGCGACGTGACGCTGGGCGCGTACGCGCACCAGGACGTGCCGTTCGAGCGCCTCGTGGCCGAGCTGCACCCGGACCGCAGCCTGAGCCGGTCGCCGCTGTTTCAGGTGATGTTCGCGCTCAACGAGATCGCGGAGCCGGCGGGCGGCGTGCCCGCGCTGCGCATGGCCCCGGTGGAGGTGGAGAGCGGCACCAGCAAGTTCGACCTGCTGCTGGCGCTGGCGCCGGACGGCGACGGGCTGGCGGGAGAGGTGTCGTACAGCACCGACCTGTTCGGCGCGGAAACCATCCGGCGGATGGCGGGGCACCTGCGCCGCGTGCTGGAGCAGGTGGCGGCGGACGCGGACGTGCGCGTTTCCCGCATCGCGCTGCCGGACGCAGCGGAGCGCGCGCGAGTGGTGGAGGAGTGGAACCGGACGGAGACCACGTATCCGGCGGACGCGACGGTGCACGCGCTCTTTGCCGCGCAGGCGGAGCGCGCGCCGGACGCGGTGGCGGTGATCGCGGACGGCCAGCCGGTGACGTACGGCGAGCTGAACGCGCGCGCCAACCGCTTGGCGAACCACCTCATCAGCCTGGGGGTGACGCCGGAGGCGCGGGTGGGGCTGTGCCTGGAGCGCGGCGCGGAGCTGCTGGCCGCCATCCTGGGCATTCTCAAGGCCGGCGCCGCGTACGTGCCGCTGGACCCGGAATATCCGCGCGAACGGCTGGCCTTCATGATCGCGGACAGCGGCGTGCGCGTGCTGGTGACGCAGGCGAGTCTCCGCGGTTCGGTGGATGACGGCGTCGTCCGGGTCGTGAGCATCGACGAGGAGCGCGACACGATCGCCGCGGCGCGGGCGGATGATCCGCGCGTGGAGACCGGGCCGCGCGGGCTGGCGTGCGTCATCTACACCTCCGGCAGCACGGGAACGCCCAAGGGTGTGGCGGTGGAGCACCGTTCCGTCGTGCGCCTGGTGCGCGGCACGGACTACATGACGCTGGATGCAGGCAACCGCATCGGCCAGGCATCCAACGCGGCGTTCGACGCGGCCACGTTCGAGATCTGGGCGGCGCTGCTCAACGGCGGCGCGCTGGTCGTCATCCCCCGCGAGGTCGCCCTTTCCGCGGAGGCGCTGGCGGACGCGATCCGGGTGAACGCCATCAACACGCTGTTCCTGACCACCTCGCTGTTCAACGGCATCGCCCGCGAGCGGCCGGACGTGTTCACCCCGCTGGCGACGGTGATGTTCGGCGGCGAGGCGGCGGACCCGGTGGCCGTACGGCGCGTGATGGCGGCGGCGGATGCGCCCCGTCTGCTGAACCTGTACGGGCCCACGGAAAACACCACGTTCAGCTCGTGGCACGATCCCGCGGGGCTGGCGGACGACGCGGCCACGGTGCCCATCGGCCGCGCGGTGGCGCACAGCACGCTGCTGGTGCTGGATGACGCGCTGGAGCCGGCGCCCATCGGCGTGCCGGGCGAACTGTACGTGGGCGGGCACGGCGTGGCGCGCGGCTACCTGGGCCGCGCGGCGCTGACTGCGGAGCGCTTCGTCCCCGATCCGTTCAGCGCGGAGCCGGGCGCGCGGATGTACCGCACCGGCGACCGCGTGCGGTGGACGTCCGCCGGGGCGACGGAGTACCTGGGCCGCCTGGACGGCCAGGTAAAGGTTCGCGGATTCCGCATCGAGCTGGGCGAGATCGAGGCGACGCTGGGCCGGCACCCGCAGGTGGCGGAGTGCACGGTGACCACGCGCGTGGACGCGGCCGGCACGCGGCAGATCGTGGCCTACATCGTGGGCGCCGCGGACGCGGAGGAACTGCGCGCGCACCTGCGGCGGACGCTGCCGGATTACATGGTGCCCGCCGCCTTCGTGGCGCTGGAATCCATCCCCATTACGCCCAACGGCAAGGTGGACCGCCGGGCGCTGCCGGACCCGGACTTCGCCGCGCAGGCCGACGCGTACGCCGCCCCGCGCACCCCGGCGGAAGAGGTTCTCGCCGGGATCTGGGCCGAGGTGCTGGGCGTGCCGCGCGCGGGCGTGCACGACGATTTCTTTGCGCTCGGCGGGCACTCGCTGCTCGCCACGCGCGTGGTGTCCCGCGTGCGGGCCGTGTTCGGCGTGGAGCTGCCGCTGCGCCAGCTGTTTGAGGCGCCCACGGTGGCGCGCGTGGCGGAGCGGGTGGAGGCGCTGCGCCGCGCGGGGCTGCCGCAGCTTCCGCCGGTGGTGCCGGTGGAGCGTAACGGCGGGCTTTCGCTGTCGTTTGCGCAGGAGCGGCTGTGGTTTCTGGATCGCATGGAGCCGGACGGCGCCTCGTACAACGTGCCCGTCGCGGTGCGGGTGGAGGGCGCGCTGAACGCGGCCGCGCTGGAGCACGCGCTGGGCGAGGTGGTCCATCGCCACGAGGCGCTGCGCACGGTGTTCCCCGAGGCGAACGGCGCCCCGGTGCAGGTCATCAACCCCTTTGCCGGCGTCTCGCTTCCCGTGGTGGAGGTGGATGGCGAGGCGGAGGTGCGGCGGATGGTGGGCGAGGCGGCGGCGCGGCCGTTCGATCTGGCGGCCGGCCCGCTGGTGGTGGCCGCGCTGCTGCGGCTGGCGGATGACGACCACGTGCTGCTGGTGTGCATGCACCACATCGTCACCGACGGGTGGAGCCTGCCGGTGCTGTTCCGCGAGCTGTGGACGCTGTACGACGCGTTCACCGCCGGGCGCGCGTCGCCGCTGGCCCCGCTGGCGGTGCAGTACGCCGACTTCGCGGTGTGGCAGCGCCAGCAGCTTCGCGGCGACGCGCTACACCGGCAGCTGGCGTACTGGACGGAGCGGCTGGGAGATGCGCCGCCGCTGCTGGAGCTGCCCACGGACCGCCCGCGCCCGGTGATGCAGAGCTACCGCGGCGGGCACGAGCCGGTGCATATCCCCGCGCATGTGGTGGAGCGCTTGGGCGCGCTGGCCCGGGCCGAGGGCGCCACGCTGTACATGGTGCTGCTGGGCGCGTTTCAGGTGCTGCTGGGCAAGTACGCCGCGACGGACGACGTGGTGGTGGGCAGCCCCATCGCGGGACGCACGCGCCGCGAGGTGGAGGAGCTGATCGGCTTCTTCGTCAACACGCTGGTGCTGCGCACGGACCTGGGCGGCAACCCCACATTTCGCGAGGTGGTGCGCCGCGTCCGCGACGTGACGCTGGGCGGGTGGGAGCACCAGGAGCTGCCCTTTGAGCGGCTGGTGGAGGCGCTGCAGCCGGAGCGCTCGCTGAGCCACGCGCCGGTCGTGCAGGTGACGTTCGCGCTCAACATGGACCACGCGGGCGACGACGGCGCCGGTCCGCGCACGCGCCCGGTGGAGATGGAGATCGCCACCACCAAGTTCGACCTCTCCCTGGCGCTGGCGCCGGACGGCGACGCGGTGCACGGCGAGATGGAGTACGCGTCGGACCTGTTCGACCGCGCCTCCATCGTGACGATGCTGGACCGCCTGTACCGCGTGCTGGATCAGGTGACGGCGGATGCGGACGTGCGCATCGGCGAGCTGGACCTGCTGGACGACGCCGAGCGCGCGGTGGTGGTGGATGAGTTCAATCGCACCGAAGCGCCGTATCCGGCGGACGCCTGCATTCACACGCTGTTCGAGGCGCAGGCCAGTCGGACGCCGCATGCGATGGCGGCGACGGACGGCACGCAGTCGGTGACGTACGCGGAGCTGGATGCACGGGCCAACCGCCTGGCGCACCACCTCGTCGCGCTGGGCGTGGGTGCGGAGACGCGCGTGGCGATCGGGCTGGTGCGCGGCGTGGAGATGCTGGTCGCGATGATGGCCGTCCTCAAGGCGGGCGGGGCGTACGTGCCGCTGGACCCCGCGTATCCCGCGGACCGCCTCGCGTTTACGCTGCGCGACGCACGCGTGGCCGTGATGCTGACGCAGGAGTCGCTGCGCGGATCGCTGCCGGTGGAGGACGGCGTTCGCATCGTCTCGGTCGATGAAGCCGTCACGGCGGCGGCGATCGCGGCGGAATCGGCGGATGGGCTCGGGAAGCGGGCGGATGCGCGTAATCTCGCGTATCTGATCTACACGTCCGGCAGCACGGGTGTCCCCAAGGGCGTCGCGATCGAGCACGAGAATGCCGTCGCGCTGCTGACCTGGGCGACGGATCTGCACACGGCGGAGGAACTGGGCGGAATGCTCGCCTGCACCTCCATCTGCTTCGACCTTTCCGTCTACGAGCTGTTCCTGCCGCTCTCGCTCGGCGGACGGGTGATCATCGTGGAGAACGCGCTGGCGCTTCCCACGGCTCCCGCGATCGCGGAGGTGCGGCTGCTGAACACCGTCCCCAGCGCCGCGGCGGCGCTGCTGGCCAACGGCGGCATCCCGGCGGGCGTATCGACCGTCAACCTGGCGGGCGAGCCGCTGCGCACGGAGCTGGTGGATGCACTGTACGCGCATGGAATCCAGCGCGTATACGACCTGTACGGCCCGTCGGAGGACACGACGTACAGCACGTGGACGCACCGCCTCGCAGGCGCCGCGCCGACCATCGGTCGGCCGATCAGCAACACGCGGGCGTACGTGCTGGATGCGGGGCAGCGGCCGGTTCCCGTCGGCGTCGCGGGCGAGCTGTACCTCGCCGGACGCGGGCTGGCGCGCGGCTACCTGGGACGCGCGGCGCTGACGGCGGAGCGCTTCATCCCCGATCCCTTCACGACGGCGCCGGGCGAGCGGATGTACCGCACGGGGGACCGCGTGCGCTGGACATCCACCGGAAATCTGGAATACCTGGGCCGCGTGGACGCGCAGGTAAAGGTGCGCGGCTACCGCATCGAACTGGGCGAGATCGAGACGGCGCTGCGCCGCCACGACGCCGTGCGCGACTGCGTGGTCGTGGCGCGCGAGGACGCGCCGGGCGAGAAGCGTCTGGCCGCGTACGTGGCGGGAGAGGTGGATGCGGACGCGCTGCGGGCGCACCTGCGGCAGAGCCTGCCGGAGTACATGGTGCCCGCCGCGTTCGTCATCATGAACGCGCTGCCGCTGACGCCCAACGGCAAGCTGGACCGCAAGGCGCTTCCCGCGCCGGAGTTCGCGGGGACGGCGGACGCGCTTCCGCCGCGCAACGCGCTGGAGCACAAGGTGGCCGAGGTGTGGCGGGAAGTGCTGGGCGTGCCCGCGCCGGGCGTGACGGACAACTTCTTTGACCTGGGCGGAACCAGCCTGCTGCTGTACCGCGTGTTCAGCAGCCTGCGGGAGATCAAGGGCGGGCTGAAGATGGTGGACCTGTTCCGCCACACCACGGTGGAGGCGCTCGCCGCCTTTCTGGGCGAGGGCGAGCAGGGCGAAGACCCCGCGCTGGCGGCGAGCCGCGCGCGGGCGCAGGAACGGCGGTCCGCGCGCCGACGCGGCTGA